A window of the Dyadobacter pollutisoli genome harbors these coding sequences:
- a CDS encoding sialate O-acetylesterase, producing the protein MKLVYGLIFLLTICQAAFAQPDIPQKKFELYLLAGQSNMAGRGKVEEQDKTTHPRIWMLTKDNTWELATEPLHFDKPAVIGVGPGFAFAKALAQADTNVVIGLIPCAVGGSPIEVWEPGKYYEPTKSHPYDDAIKRTKIAMQKGELKGILWQQGESDSDSLHAGLYAEKLQLLVARFRKELKIKRLPFVAGTMAEFYVNGHPYAKIVNEAITKLPDHVKNTSFVSAAGLTEKGDQTHFDSVSARELGRRYAEVFKNMYAK; encoded by the coding sequence ATGAAGCTGGTATACGGATTAATTTTCCTGCTGACTATTTGCCAGGCCGCATTTGCGCAACCCGACATTCCCCAAAAGAAATTTGAGTTATACCTGCTTGCTGGCCAGTCCAATATGGCTGGGCGGGGCAAGGTGGAAGAGCAGGACAAAACGACGCATCCGAGGATCTGGATGCTGACCAAAGACAATACCTGGGAGCTGGCTACCGAGCCTTTGCATTTTGATAAACCGGCTGTGATCGGCGTAGGGCCTGGATTTGCCTTTGCAAAAGCGCTCGCCCAGGCCGATACCAATGTAGTGATCGGGCTTATTCCCTGTGCAGTAGGCGGGTCGCCGATTGAAGTATGGGAACCGGGAAAATATTACGAACCTACCAAAAGCCACCCATACGATGATGCCATAAAAAGAACCAAAATTGCCATGCAGAAAGGCGAATTGAAAGGTATACTCTGGCAGCAAGGCGAGTCGGACAGTGACTCATTGCACGCAGGATTGTACGCCGAAAAGCTGCAATTGCTTGTTGCGAGATTTCGTAAGGAGTTGAAAATAAAAAGATTGCCGTTTGTAGCCGGTACTATGGCTGAGTTTTATGTCAATGGCCATCCTTATGCCAAAATTGTCAATGAGGCGATCACTAAACTACCTGACCATGTTAAAAACACATCCTTCGTGAGTGCTGCAGGTTTAACAGAAAAAGGCGACCAGACTCATTTTGACAGTGTTTCCGCGAGAGAATTGGGCCGGCGATACGCAGAAGTTTTTAAAAATATGTATGCCAAATAG
- a CDS encoding NUDIX hydrolase produces the protein MIEHHLKTILEKTLQELSIDCVIFGFHAGELKVLLLRWKATDGWSLPGGRIYKDESADNAATRILLERTGLSEIFLHQFHTFGDTNRNKYFTEAELVQKLEATFGSNFLAQLVDKRVVSIGYFALVEFDQVQATPDWYTDECRWWGISEVPPLLFDHNEMIERALKALRQQIRNQPVGYNLLPEKFTMPELQRLYETILDKQFDRRNFQKLLMSYDILEKLEEKRIGVANKSPFLYRFDKQKYEAAMANGVSFSM, from the coding sequence ATGATAGAGCATCATTTAAAAACTATTCTTGAAAAAACCCTTCAGGAGCTTTCTATTGACTGTGTGATATTTGGATTTCATGCCGGCGAGCTGAAAGTATTGCTGCTGCGCTGGAAGGCTACGGACGGTTGGAGCCTGCCCGGGGGAAGGATATACAAAGACGAGTCTGCGGACAATGCCGCGACCCGTATCTTACTGGAAAGGACTGGATTAAGTGAAATTTTCCTGCATCAGTTTCACACTTTCGGCGATACCAACCGAAACAAATATTTCACGGAAGCGGAGCTGGTTCAAAAGCTGGAAGCAACATTCGGAAGCAATTTTCTTGCTCAATTGGTTGACAAACGAGTGGTGTCGATCGGCTATTTTGCACTCGTGGAATTTGACCAGGTACAGGCCACCCCTGACTGGTACACTGACGAATGCCGGTGGTGGGGTATTTCCGAAGTTCCTCCGCTCCTATTTGACCATAATGAAATGATCGAACGTGCATTGAAAGCATTACGGCAACAGATCAGAAACCAGCCTGTGGGCTATAATTTGCTGCCCGAAAAATTTACTATGCCCGAACTTCAAAGATTATACGAAACGATCCTCGACAAGCAATTCGACCGACGCAATTTCCAGAAACTGCTCATGAGTTACGACATTCTTGAAAAACTGGAAGAAAAACGCATCGGTGTAGCCAACAAGTCACCATTTCTTTATCGTTTCGATAAACAGAAGTATGAAGCGGCAATGGCAAATGGGGTGTCGTTTTCGATGTAG
- a CDS encoding PQQ-dependent sugar dehydrogenase — MKKLFAIIPILMLSTRLLAQAPEENRFQKVVLTENLNEPLEMAILPDERVLFIERHGAVKLYNPLLKKTSIIATIPVSTKYSDGSEAEDGLLGVNIDPNFSKNHWVYFYYSPAGGTPENILARFEMKGNVLDLNSKKVILKVPVQRDNCCHTGGSIDWDAQGNLYLSTGDNTSPRASDGYAPIDERPGRSPFDAQKSSSNTADLRGKIIRIHPEADGSYTIPDGNLFPKGTSADSKTRPEIYTMGHRNPYRISVDSKNGNLYWGDVGPDAGKDSIGLGPAAEDEFGQARKAGNYGWPYFVGDNKAFWDYDFETKKSGEKFNADKPVNNSPNNTGLTELPPAQKAFIWYPAAETKRFPLLGSGGRSAMAGPVFYSDNFKSAKRPFPDYYDKKLLIYEWMRDWIMAVTLSPKGDYVKMERFLPNLKLEHPIDMAFGPNGDLYILEYGQGWFMGNPESKLVRIEYNGGNRKPFVAASADKHAGAIPFTVQLSSAGTKDFDNDSLHYQWKITSPAGTAPVILTEANPSYTFKKKGIYKILLTVSDAKGLKDSQSLTVQAGNDPPQVSLELTGGNKTFFFPGKPIQYKVNVTDHEDGSLENKRIAASKVKIVAAYQDAEDKPKTDLGHQEAPVTFTAGKTLIEKSDCKACHFQDKKSIGPAFIDVAAKYKTDNGAVATLSDKIIKGGAGVWGETAMAAHPSIGLPEAGQMVKYILSLANEKTAAELLPPSGEVVAKIPEGGDPNKGVFKFLASYKDNGANGMSAQTSEKTLILKSPTLLFGNADDASKNIMRFKMGENNLLIVTTPNTSATFKNIDLTGITELSLVVAAPKDQLNAQGGVVEVHKGAADGELLGKTAFIEPSSDPNAFTSNKPPTPYNVPISGQSGMQDLYFVFKNDNAKGALFVPFSVTFVTK; from the coding sequence ATGAAAAAACTTTTTGCAATAATCCCGATCCTGATGCTGTCCACAAGGCTCCTGGCGCAGGCACCGGAAGAAAACCGTTTTCAAAAAGTGGTTTTAACCGAAAATCTGAACGAGCCGCTTGAAATGGCGATCCTGCCCGACGAGCGGGTGCTGTTTATCGAGCGGCATGGCGCAGTAAAACTGTACAATCCTTTACTCAAAAAGACTTCGATCATCGCCACTATACCGGTCAGTACCAAATATAGTGACGGCTCCGAGGCCGAAGATGGGTTGTTGGGTGTGAACATTGACCCGAATTTTTCCAAAAATCATTGGGTCTATTTTTACTACTCGCCCGCTGGAGGCACGCCTGAGAACATATTGGCCCGCTTTGAAATGAAAGGCAATGTCTTGGATCTGAATTCCAAAAAAGTGATCCTGAAAGTCCCTGTGCAGCGTGATAATTGCTGTCATACAGGCGGTTCCATCGATTGGGATGCGCAGGGGAACCTGTATTTGTCGACGGGAGATAATACCAGTCCACGCGCTTCCGACGGCTATGCGCCCATAGACGAACGCCCGGGAAGAAGCCCGTTCGATGCTCAAAAGTCTTCGTCGAACACAGCCGATCTGAGAGGGAAAATTATTCGCATTCATCCCGAAGCTGATGGCAGCTATACCATTCCTGACGGTAATCTTTTTCCAAAAGGCACTTCTGCTGATTCCAAAACACGCCCTGAAATTTACACGATGGGCCACCGGAATCCATACCGCATTTCGGTCGATTCTAAAAATGGAAACCTTTACTGGGGTGACGTAGGGCCTGATGCTGGTAAAGATTCCATTGGTCTTGGACCAGCCGCGGAAGACGAGTTCGGGCAGGCGCGGAAAGCTGGTAATTACGGCTGGCCGTACTTTGTGGGCGATAATAAAGCCTTTTGGGATTATGATTTTGAGACTAAAAAGTCGGGAGAGAAATTCAATGCAGACAAGCCTGTCAACAATTCCCCTAACAACACCGGCCTCACTGAGTTGCCGCCAGCCCAAAAAGCATTCATATGGTACCCTGCAGCCGAAACAAAACGGTTTCCATTGCTGGGTTCGGGCGGGAGGAGCGCGATGGCAGGGCCGGTATTTTATAGCGATAATTTCAAAAGTGCAAAGCGTCCTTTTCCGGATTATTACGACAAAAAGTTGCTGATCTACGAGTGGATGCGCGACTGGATTATGGCAGTAACACTCAGTCCGAAAGGGGATTATGTAAAAATGGAGCGTTTTCTGCCGAACCTGAAACTGGAACATCCGATCGACATGGCTTTCGGGCCGAACGGGGACCTTTACATTCTGGAATACGGCCAGGGCTGGTTTATGGGAAACCCGGAATCCAAGCTGGTCAGGATCGAGTACAATGGTGGCAACCGGAAACCATTTGTGGCTGCGTCGGCCGATAAACATGCCGGCGCCATTCCGTTTACTGTGCAGCTATCCTCTGCTGGAACCAAAGATTTTGACAACGATTCATTACATTATCAATGGAAAATCACTTCCCCGGCCGGTACTGCGCCAGTGATTTTGACGGAAGCAAATCCTTCCTATACATTCAAGAAAAAGGGTATTTACAAAATATTGCTGACGGTTAGTGACGCGAAAGGATTGAAAGACTCGCAATCTTTGACGGTACAGGCAGGTAATGATCCGCCCCAGGTATCGCTGGAACTGACCGGAGGCAACAAGACATTCTTTTTCCCCGGCAAGCCCATTCAGTACAAAGTAAATGTAACCGATCACGAAGACGGAAGCCTTGAAAACAAACGCATTGCGGCTTCCAAAGTGAAGATCGTGGCGGCTTATCAGGATGCAGAAGACAAACCCAAAACTGACTTGGGACATCAGGAAGCGCCTGTTACATTCACGGCGGGAAAAACGCTGATCGAGAAAAGCGACTGCAAAGCCTGTCATTTTCAAGACAAAAAATCCATCGGCCCTGCATTCATTGATGTTGCGGCAAAATATAAAACGGATAATGGTGCGGTAGCTACGTTGTCAGACAAGATTATCAAAGGCGGGGCGGGTGTTTGGGGCGAAACCGCAATGGCCGCGCATCCTTCGATAGGATTGCCAGAAGCCGGGCAGATGGTGAAGTACATACTGAGCCTGGCCAATGAAAAAACGGCTGCGGAACTGCTGCCACCGTCCGGCGAGGTCGTGGCGAAGATACCGGAAGGTGGCGACCCGAATAAAGGTGTTTTCAAGTTTTTGGCAAGCTACAAAGACAATGGTGCCAATGGTATGTCAGCGCAAACGTCCGAGAAGACCTTGATCCTGAAAAGTCCGACATTATTGTTTGGCAATGCTGACGATGCCTCTAAGAACATCATGCGCTTCAAAATGGGCGAGAATAACCTGCTGATCGTGACGACCCCAAACACTTCGGCTACCTTCAAAAACATTGACCTGACCGGCATTACCGAACTTAGCCTGGTAGTTGCTGCGCCCAAAGACCAGCTCAATGCACAGGGTGGGGTAGTAGAAGTTCATAAAGGAGCGGCTGACGGCGAGCTTCTGGGCAAAACGGCTTTCATAGAACCCAGCAGTGATCCCAATGCATTCACGTCCAACAAACCGCCAACACCTTACAATGTTCCTATTTCAGGCCAAAGTGGTATGCAGGACCTGTATTTTGTATTTAAAAATGACAATGCAAAAGGAGCATTATTCGTACCGTTCTCGGTCACTTTCGTAACAAAATGA
- a CDS encoding sugar phosphate isomerase/epimerase family protein, translating into MNTNRRQFINQLGLATAGLSLASMDSLMARNTAAKFTFDISLAEFSFASELYGGKMTNMDFPARAKNDYDISILEYVSGFFNNKHTDQTYLSELKKRCDDLGMKNHLIMVDGENLTALAAAARQKAVESHYPWVDAAKFLGCTAIRVNLGDAMAMLSGKKEEGTPEQLATAAVDGYGKLLEYAGKAGMNVIVENHFGVSTDPDWLVGVMKQLPAKNKGLLPDFGNFCAERSKPATMDLKGIMATTCVKEHDRYEGVKKMMPYARGISAKTHRFDDKGNDPETDFIKIFNIIKASGWTGGIVGIEYEGGLMRDMGGDMTKPTNDEGIRQTKALLEKVLEELG; encoded by the coding sequence ATGAATACGAACCGTCGTCAATTTATCAATCAGCTCGGGTTGGCAACTGCGGGGCTTAGTCTGGCCTCCATGGACTCGTTGATGGCCCGCAACACCGCCGCCAAGTTCACATTTGACATTTCACTGGCTGAATTTTCCTTTGCTTCCGAGCTGTACGGCGGGAAAATGACCAATATGGATTTCCCTGCAAGGGCTAAAAATGACTATGACATTAGCATTCTGGAATATGTATCTGGTTTTTTTAATAATAAGCATACCGACCAGACTTACCTGAGCGAATTGAAAAAACGGTGCGACGATCTGGGCATGAAAAACCACCTGATCATGGTGGATGGTGAAAACCTGACGGCCCTTGCTGCTGCTGCCCGGCAAAAAGCAGTGGAAAGCCACTATCCGTGGGTGGATGCTGCCAAATTTCTGGGCTGTACTGCTATCCGCGTGAACCTGGGCGATGCGATGGCGATGTTGTCGGGAAAAAAAGAGGAAGGCACTCCCGAGCAGCTGGCGACGGCGGCTGTGGACGGCTACGGAAAGCTACTGGAATATGCAGGGAAAGCTGGGATGAATGTGATTGTGGAGAACCATTTTGGCGTTTCCACCGACCCTGACTGGCTGGTAGGCGTGATGAAGCAGCTTCCGGCCAAAAATAAAGGCCTGCTTCCCGATTTTGGCAATTTCTGTGCAGAAAGAAGCAAGCCTGCGACAATGGATCTCAAAGGAATTATGGCGACGACGTGCGTTAAAGAGCATGACCGGTACGAGGGTGTGAAGAAAATGATGCCTTATGCCCGGGGGATCAGCGCGAAAACCCACCGGTTTGACGACAAAGGCAATGATCCGGAAACAGATTTTATCAAGATCTTCAATATTATCAAAGCATCGGGCTGGACTGGCGGCATTGTGGGCATTGAATACGAGGGAGGGCTTATGCGCGATATGGGCGGCGATATGACCAAACCAACCAATGATGAAGGTATCCGGCAGACCAAGGCATTGCTGGAAAAAGTGCTGGAAGAGTTAGGTTAA
- a CDS encoding ABC transporter permease, protein MLKNYLVLAFRNLVKDKFYSLINILGLTIGVTCGMLLFLYVSDELSYDRYHEKASRIYRIVSYITEPDKINKWTSTQPPLVKTLKQDYPFVESYTRFFGRGRTMFRLGERRFYEEDVYSTDSTVFDVFTYKFLEGDPKLALASPRSVVLTEKVAKRFFGDHDALGQILRTDDTTAYKVTGVIQDVPKNSHFTFNALMSLDGNQRNADGWGGFYINSYLLLSKNADVKKLEAGFPGLYDKYMSSIFKRMGIHITYQLQPLTSIHLYSKFDGETNGDIGYVYTFSAIAFFMLLIASINYMNLATAQSARRAKEVGLRKVMGSLKGALVAQFLTESVLLTLISLLSSLILVAALLPFFNQVSGKEIGYLALLTPKFMLIGVAIVAFTGLVSGSYPAFYLSAFEPAAVLKGSFKARGGSFFRKALVVTQFSISMVMLICTWIVYQQLNYMRNKDMGYDRDQVLTIDYQDRQSQASYNALRKSLMDNPNIQSVASASSPVSNIGGRVIFTVESSTGMKEMAFKPTQIDHDYVKTMGMKIVQGRDFSEEFPADTTNGVLINEAVVKRMNWKNPIGKKIMLGTVPADGKNPPPTAEVVGVVRDFHQQSLYNPIEPLIMIYRRANGVMHVKIKTQNTKETLAYIGQKWQEIYPSRLFEYRFLDQDFQSAYRADELRGQIFTAFSALTILIACLGLFGLATFTTEQRVKEIGVRKVLGGSVTSVVLLLSKDFTKLVLFSFPIAIPIAYFSMDKWLQSFTYKTDMNAWVFLAACALTLLICWLTVIYQSLKAALANPVTSLRSE, encoded by the coding sequence ATGCTGAAAAACTATCTGGTACTGGCATTCCGCAACCTTGTTAAAGACAAATTTTACAGCCTGATCAACATTCTTGGTCTCACAATTGGTGTCACATGTGGCATGCTGCTGTTTCTGTATGTGTCCGACGAGTTGAGTTATGACCGTTATCATGAAAAAGCTTCGCGGATTTACAGGATCGTTTCGTACATCACGGAGCCGGACAAGATCAACAAATGGACCAGCACACAGCCTCCGCTGGTTAAGACATTGAAACAGGATTACCCATTTGTAGAGAGTTACACGCGTTTTTTTGGCAGGGGCCGCACGATGTTCCGCCTTGGTGAGCGCCGCTTTTACGAAGAGGACGTGTATTCGACAGACTCGACAGTCTTCGACGTTTTTACTTATAAATTTCTCGAAGGTGATCCGAAACTCGCATTAGCGTCACCCAGAAGCGTAGTACTGACTGAAAAAGTAGCAAAAAGGTTTTTTGGTGACCATGATGCGCTCGGCCAGATTCTGCGTACCGACGATACCACTGCGTATAAGGTTACGGGTGTGATCCAGGATGTTCCGAAAAACTCACACTTTACATTTAATGCATTGATGTCCCTTGACGGAAATCAGCGGAATGCTGATGGCTGGGGTGGTTTTTATATCAACAGTTATTTGCTGCTTTCGAAAAATGCCGATGTAAAGAAACTGGAAGCAGGTTTTCCCGGACTTTATGACAAATATATGTCCAGCATTTTTAAGCGCATGGGCATTCACATTACCTATCAGCTGCAGCCGCTGACGAGCATTCACCTTTATTCCAAATTTGACGGTGAAACCAATGGCGATATCGGTTACGTCTACACATTCAGTGCGATCGCGTTTTTCATGCTGCTCATCGCCAGCATTAACTACATGAACCTGGCCACCGCACAGTCGGCCAGACGTGCGAAAGAGGTAGGCTTGAGAAAGGTAATGGGTTCATTAAAAGGGGCATTGGTGGCTCAATTTCTGACCGAATCGGTTCTGCTTACACTGATCTCGCTGCTTTCCAGTTTGATCCTGGTCGCCGCCCTGCTGCCATTTTTTAATCAGGTTTCGGGGAAAGAGATTGGTTACCTGGCATTGTTGACTCCGAAATTTATGCTAATCGGTGTAGCTATTGTGGCCTTTACTGGTCTCGTAAGTGGCAGTTACCCGGCATTTTATTTGTCGGCCTTCGAGCCCGCGGCAGTACTGAAAGGATCGTTTAAAGCACGTGGCGGAAGTTTTTTCAGAAAGGCACTGGTAGTGACCCAGTTCTCTATTTCAATGGTGATGCTGATCTGCACCTGGATCGTTTACCAGCAGCTCAATTATATGCGCAATAAGGACATGGGCTACGATCGCGACCAGGTTCTGACGATTGATTATCAGGATAGACAATCGCAAGCCAGCTATAATGCGCTACGGAAATCTCTGATGGATAATCCCAATATCCAGAGCGTTGCGTCCGCTTCGTCACCTGTCAGCAACATCGGCGGACGTGTTATTTTTACGGTCGAATCCAGCACCGGGATGAAAGAAATGGCATTCAAGCCTACGCAGATCGATCATGACTATGTCAAAACAATGGGCATGAAAATAGTCCAGGGCCGCGATTTTTCTGAGGAATTCCCCGCAGATACTACAAACGGTGTGCTGATTAATGAGGCCGTGGTGAAGCGAATGAACTGGAAAAACCCGATCGGTAAAAAAATCATGCTGGGTACTGTTCCCGCCGACGGCAAAAATCCGCCTCCGACAGCAGAGGTGGTGGGTGTGGTGCGGGATTTTCACCAGCAATCGCTCTATAACCCGATCGAGCCGCTAATTATGATCTATCGCCGTGCGAATGGCGTGATGCATGTGAAGATCAAAACCCAAAATACAAAGGAGACGCTGGCCTATATTGGACAGAAATGGCAGGAAATTTACCCGAGCCGTTTGTTCGAGTACCGGTTTCTGGACCAGGATTTTCAATCCGCTTACCGTGCCGACGAGCTCCGCGGGCAGATTTTCACCGCTTTCTCAGCACTGACGATTCTGATCGCCTGTTTGGGATTGTTTGGTCTGGCAACATTTACTACCGAACAGCGGGTCAAAGAAATCGGCGTGAGAAAGGTTTTGGGTGGCTCGGTAACGAGCGTGGTACTGCTGCTTTCGAAGGATTTTACGAAGCTGGTTTTGTTTTCGTTCCCCATTGCCATCCCGATCGCGTACTTTTCGATGGACAAGTGGCTGCAAAGTTTTACTTACAAAACGGATATGAATGCCTGGGTGTTCCTGGCAGCTTGCGCGCTCACTTTACTGATATGCTGGCTAACCGTTATTTATCAGTCACTTAAAGCGGCGCTGGCCAATCCTGTCACCTCATTAAGATCGGAGTAA
- a CDS encoding dihydrodipicolinate synthase family protein yields the protein MNKELWQGIFPALLTPFTAEDTIDFDLFVKNLNAQVKAGISGVIVAGSLGEASTLSKTEKYELVKSAKKALPAGMPVVLCIAEQSTAEAVSIAKEAESIGADGLMVLPPMRYKADDDETVAYFTTIANSTALPLMIYNNPVDYKIEVTLAMFEELAKVPNIHAIKESTRDVSNVTRIFNKFGDRFKVFCGVDTLIMEEVMLGADGVVGGLVDAFPKETVAIFNLVKAGYYKEALAIYRWYLPLLELDIHPKLVQNIKLAAAQMGIGSEYVRAPRLVLKGAERESVLSIINKAIETQPVLPEYLDLAADETVA from the coding sequence ATGAACAAGGAACTATGGCAGGGCATTTTCCCCGCGCTTTTGACACCGTTTACAGCTGAGGATACCATTGATTTCGACCTGTTTGTCAAAAACCTGAATGCGCAGGTGAAAGCCGGCATTAGCGGTGTGATCGTGGCCGGATCGTTGGGCGAAGCCAGTACGTTGTCCAAAACTGAGAAGTATGAATTGGTGAAATCGGCGAAAAAGGCGCTACCGGCGGGAATGCCTGTGGTACTATGTATCGCTGAGCAATCTACTGCCGAAGCAGTGAGCATTGCAAAAGAAGCGGAGTCGATCGGTGCGGACGGGCTGATGGTGCTGCCTCCAATGCGGTACAAGGCTGATGACGATGAAACAGTGGCTTATTTCACTACCATCGCGAACAGTACTGCGCTGCCATTGATGATCTACAACAATCCGGTAGATTATAAAATTGAAGTAACGCTTGCCATGTTTGAAGAGCTGGCCAAAGTTCCTAACATTCATGCGATCAAAGAATCGACGCGCGATGTGAGCAATGTGACCCGGATCTTCAACAAGTTTGGTGATCGTTTCAAAGTATTCTGCGGTGTGGATACATTGATCATGGAAGAAGTAATGCTGGGTGCTGACGGCGTTGTGGGGGGCCTGGTGGACGCTTTTCCGAAAGAAACCGTTGCGATTTTCAATCTTGTCAAAGCGGGTTATTATAAGGAAGCTTTGGCCATTTATCGCTGGTACCTGCCTTTGCTGGAACTGGACATTCATCCAAAATTGGTTCAGAATATTAAACTGGCTGCTGCTCAGATGGGCATAGGCTCGGAATATGTGCGTGCGCCGCGCCTGGTGCTGAAAGGGGCAGAAAGAGAAAGTGTACTGAGCATCATCAATAAAGCGATCGAAACACAGCCGGTGTTGCCGGAATATCTGGACCTTGCCGCAGACGAAACAGTAGCTTAA
- a CDS encoding NAD(P)/FAD-dependent oxidoreductase has translation MNSNKGKAIIIGGGIMGLASAYYLLKSGWKVTLIDKSDLSHNCSHGNAGMIVPSHFIPLAAPGMVSKGIKWMFNSRSPFYVKPSLDFSLISWGLKFMKSATQANVERAAPYLRDYHLLSKQLYEDLAKEESFDFGLEKKGILMLYKTEKAGEEEIHVGKDAQKLGLDVEMLTKEQVQALEPGVKLDVKGAVHYHCDAHLYPYALVSQLLKYIKKQGAEVITGSEVTGYNIQAGEIKSVETSNGTISGDLVIMTGGSWLPQLSKLAGLSIPVMPGKGYSFMEPNSAHPIVHPALLIEARVAVTPMNGQVRFGGTMELAALNNKINMNRVEGIVNSIPQYYPELQVEVPQTDKIWYGFRPCSPDGLPYLGYSKKLKNLIVAGGHGMMGISLGPATGKMVAELADRTTLSADIRLYDPERYN, from the coding sequence ATGAATTCTAATAAAGGTAAGGCCATCATCATTGGCGGGGGAATTATGGGATTGGCGTCGGCTTACTACCTGCTCAAAAGCGGGTGGAAAGTGACGCTGATCGATAAAAGTGACCTGTCGCACAACTGCTCGCATGGTAATGCTGGAATGATCGTTCCGAGCCATTTCATTCCATTGGCGGCTCCGGGAATGGTTTCGAAAGGCATTAAATGGATGTTCAACAGTCGCAGCCCATTTTATGTAAAACCTTCGCTGGATTTTTCATTGATTTCATGGGGCCTCAAATTTATGAAAAGCGCCACGCAAGCCAATGTCGAACGCGCTGCGCCTTACCTGAGAGACTACCATTTGTTGAGCAAGCAGCTTTATGAAGATCTGGCCAAGGAAGAAAGTTTTGACTTTGGCTTGGAGAAAAAAGGCATCCTGATGCTTTACAAAACGGAGAAAGCCGGCGAGGAGGAAATCCATGTAGGAAAAGACGCTCAGAAACTCGGTCTGGATGTCGAAATGCTCACGAAAGAGCAGGTACAGGCGCTGGAACCGGGCGTGAAACTGGATGTAAAAGGAGCAGTACATTACCATTGCGATGCGCATTTGTATCCGTATGCATTGGTTTCGCAGCTTTTGAAATATATTAAAAAACAGGGCGCGGAAGTGATAACAGGCTCGGAAGTAACAGGTTACAACATTCAGGCCGGTGAGATCAAATCGGTGGAAACGAGTAATGGTACGATTTCCGGCGATCTGGTGATCATGACGGGAGGCTCGTGGCTGCCACAGCTTTCCAAACTGGCGGGACTTTCCATTCCGGTGATGCCTGGCAAAGGTTACTCGTTTATGGAGCCAAATTCAGCACACCCGATCGTGCACCCTGCCTTGCTGATCGAAGCACGGGTAGCGGTGACGCCTATGAACGGGCAGGTACGCTTCGGCGGAACGATGGAACTGGCCGCATTGAACAATAAGATCAATATGAACAGGGTGGAGGGGATCGTGAATTCCATTCCGCAGTACTACCCCGAATTGCAGGTGGAAGTACCACAGACCGACAAAATATGGTACGGGTTCAGGCCTTGTTCGCCGGACGGGCTGCCATATCTTGGTTATAGCAAAAAACTTAAAAACCTGATTGTCGCCGGTGGGCACGGCATGATGGGGATCAGTCTCGGGCCTGCTACCGGAAAGATGGTAGCCGAGCTTGCCGACAGAACAACACTGTCTGCCGACATTAGACTTTACGATCCTGAACGATATAACTAA